A window from Cryptomeria japonica chromosome 1, Sugi_1.0, whole genome shotgun sequence encodes these proteins:
- the LOC131065074 gene encoding uncharacterized protein LOC131065074 — MAREPWPLDPRPSGYIGTRPRGSRDGAWRYAYEGPNLGSVICIKCEKILRGGINRLKYHLARIDRHDARACPGTNEEIKRQMNALLVAGEEKKLQRERAKLAMRSAIAESQGVSVDLEEEQEALEGIVGSRRGPRICKPTITSPIASASSSRVPGTVPLPSPQSGSIGDYFVPRNTPGAQPSLEATRWNKEVHDKTDIAVADFLYFNNIAFNVAENAY; from the coding sequence atggcaagggagcCATGGCCACTAGATCCACGCCCATCTGGATATATAGGCACCCGTCCTAGAGGTtctagagatggggcatggaggtatgcctatgagggacccaATCTTGGGTCAgttatatgcataaagtgtgagaaaatacttcgtggaggcatcaaccgcctcaaataccaccttgcaagaatagataggcatgatgctagagcatgccctgggaccaatgaagaaataaaaagacaaatgaatgccctacttgtagctggggaagagaagaaattgcaaagggagagggcaaagctagccatgagatcagccatagctgaatctcaaggtgtttctgttgaccttgaagaggaacaagaagctcttgagggcatagtgggctctcggcgtggcccacgtatctgcaaacccaccatcacctcgcccattgcttctgcttcctctagtagagtacctggcactgttccacttccatcaccacaatcagggtccataggtgattattttgtgcctaggaacacacctggagcacaaccatcattagaggccactcGATGGaataaagaggtacatgacaaaACTGACATTGCAGTAGCTGATTTTTtgtacttcaacaacattgcattcaatgtggcggagaatgcttattga